The following coding sequences lie in one Vespa velutina chromosome 24, iVesVel2.1, whole genome shotgun sequence genomic window:
- the LOC124957011 gene encoding uncharacterized protein LOC124957011, translating into MNKIYNIIARRSIFQTTRLLYSGHYQIRLYYHVNRDIWMNNIIQDGLNLSIIKRFKHKRKDSVKKVQEDDFESDEEDESDTELDESQNKSIITNIKVNSLRVDSIIKNAIGTSRKNIETAFYESKIRINEKKVLKMSTEVKLNDEIDVIRDRPNKNINQLIISRIKILSITPISGALRIKISKDKNLLIDDYTQS; encoded by the exons atgaataagatttataatattattgcaagACGATCGATCTTTCAAACCACTCGTTTGCTTTATTCTGGTCATTATCAAATAAGACTTTATTATCATGTCAATCGTGATATTtggatgaataatattatacaggATGGTCttaatttatctataataaaaagatttaaacacaaaaggaaagattcggtaaag AAAGTACAAGAGGATGATTTTGAATCTGATGAGGAAGATGAATCAGATACTGAATTAGACGAATCAcagaataaaagtataataacaaatattaaagttaattcTTTACGTGTAGattctataattaaaaatgcaaTTGGTACATCACGCAA aaatatagagaCTGCATTTTATGAGAGTAAAATTCgtattaatgagaaaaaagtgCTGAAAATGTCTACAGAG gTTAAACTTAACGATGAAATTGATGTTATCCGTGATCGAcctaacaaaaatataaatcagcTTATAATTTcacgaattaaaattttatcaattactCCAATATCGGGTGCTCTTAGgattaaaatatctaaagataaaaatttattaatcgatgatTATACACAATCGTAG